CGTTTTTCAAGCGCGGCGTTATCCCCAGTCTCCCTTCTCCGTTCATTCACCACGCGCTTCCAATCCAACTTGGCCTCCTTGAAGTTCAAAAGCAGTGCCACTTGAAGGCCGGAGATGTTCAGGTATCCGAGCATCTGGGCAACGTGCGTGTCATTGAATGCCGTGACCACCTTGGGATCGGCAATGACCTTTGCGTCCACGATGTGGTCGGGGATCAACTTGCCGATAAAGTGGCCGCGATAGTGGACCGGATACTCCCGCTGCTGTTCGACGGTGTGACCACGGGCCACCAACTCAATCACAAGCGCATTTTCGTAGAGTTTCTCATCCAAACCCGGCTTGAGTTCTTTCAGCACCGCCATCGCTGCACCGATGATGTCTTTCGTGATTTCTTCGTGGAGCATACAGATTTAACCGCGGATGACGCGGATGACGCGGATAATTTCATTTTCCCATCCGCGCTATCCGCGTAATCCGCGGTTCTAGTCGGCGCTGTCCCAGAGTCGTTTTTCAAGCGCGGCGTTATCCCCAGTCTCCCTTCTCCGTTCATTCACCACGCGCTTCCAATCCAACTTGGCCTCCTTGAAGTTCAAAAGCAGTGCCACTTGAAGGCCGGAGATGTTCAGGTATCCGAGCATCTGGGCAACGTGCGTGTCATTGAATGCCGTGACCACCTTGGGATCGGCAATGACCTTTGCGTCCACGATGTGGTCGGGGATCAACTTGCCGATAAAGTGGCCGCGATAGTGGACCGGATACTCCCGCTGCTGTTCGACGGTGTGACCACGGGCCACCAACTCAATCACAAGCGCATTTTCGTAGAGTTTCTCATCCAAACCCGGCTTGAGTTCTTTCAGCACCGCCATCGCCGCGCCGATGATGTCTTTCGTGATTTCTTCGTGGAGCATACAGATTTAACCGCGGATGACGCGGATAATTTCTTTTTCCCATCCGCGCTATCCGCGTAATCCGCGGTTCTACTCAGTTCGGCTTCGGTGGGGACGAGTTGGCCTTCGCAGGCGGATTTGAGGACGGCGGCGCGGTAGCGTTTGAGGTTGGCCTGCATCCGCCGCAACGCCGCCACCCCCGCCTCCAGCCGCGTGAATTGCTTCTCAATCTCCGCCACAATCCGCCGCTGCTCGGCCAAGGAAAAAGGAGGAAGGCAGAAGGAAGAAATCTGATCGAAGTCCACGCGCGGTCTGTCGCCGGCGTTCAGGCTGTTGGCGAACGAAACGAAATCTGCCGCATTCAGCCGATAACGGAAAAAACCCGCGTCAACCGATTCGTTGCCGGGCAGCACGATGAATTCAGACGAACACAAGCCGTCACGGTCCGCACGCCACACTTTGTTTAGGTAAGGGCGAAGCCGGGAATAAAGAACGTCGCCAGTGCGAAAACGATTTGCCGTGCTCTTCATTTCCGCCGCCGGAACTGAACCGAGCAATTTGGTCGTGTGCGCCTCGATGTGCTCAAGTCCGATGTAAGACAACTCGGGGTGCTCTGCCGGAATCGCTTTTTCGCGACGTGGCCGCACGAGCTTTCCAAGGCTGTGTTCTTTCGCCCCTTCAGGGCTCGATGTGTTTGGGGGCGGGTTACCCAGGGCGGCGTCGCTGCGCGACTTGCCCTGGGCTAATTTCTTTCGCCCCGTTGGGGCTGCGCCGTGTGAGGGCACACGGCCTACATCGGCATGCGGTTTGTTGTAGGCCGCGTCCCCTGACGCGGCGTTCGGTTGCCACGAGGATTCGCCGCGTGAGGGCACGCGGCCTACATCCTGTCGGTTGCCGTTCATTTCCGGGCCTCCAGTTGCTTGCGCGTCCTTTCCAGTTCGGTGGAGAGCGTCTTTTCATCCGGCAGCGCGGTGAGGTATTCGCGCACGAGCATTTTGTTGGGCAGTGCGTCGGTGGCGTAGCGCACGAGGGCTTCGCTTTTTCCGGAGCAGAGGATGACGCCCACGTGCGGATTTTCGCCGGGCTGCGACCAGTGTTCGCGGGCGTAATTGAGATACAGATGCATTTGGCCCGCGTCGGCGTGGGTGAACCGGCCGAGTTTCAGATCAAAGATGACGAGGCAGCGCAGGCGGCGGTGGAAGAAGAGCAGGTCCACGCGATACCAGTCGTCGTCGATGCGCAGCCGGCGCTGGCGGCCGATGAAGGCGAAGTCGTTGCCGAGTTCGAGCAGGAAGGCTTCGAGGTGCTGGATGAGGCCGGCTTCGAGGTCGGTCTCGGAATATTCGTCGCGCAGGTTGAGGAATTCGAGGACGAGCGGATGGCGGATTTCGTCGTCGGCACTGACGGCGTCGCCGGGCTGGGGTTTCGCGCTTTGGCGAGCATGGCGGCCTTGTTGCGCGAGAGGGCGGTGCGTTCGTAGAACTGGCTGTCCATCTGGCGCTGGAACTGGCGCACGGACCAGCCGCCGCGCAGGGCTTCGGTGTGGTAAAACGCAAAGGCCTCGGGCGACCGGCTGCGGCTGATGAGCAGGACGTAGTGCGACCACGGGATCGGAAAGGCGCGGGCGAGGTCGGTGAGATTGAATGGTGCAGACGGTGTCTGCAATTTCCTAGACGGTGTCTCGGAAATTGAGGCCGTGGGCAATTCGTTCGACACTGTCGAACATATTTGGTGG
The nucleotide sequence above comes from Verrucomicrobiota bacterium. Encoded proteins:
- a CDS encoding GxxExxY protein is translated as MLHEEITKDIIGAAMAVLKELKPGLDEKLYENALVIELVARGHTVEQQREYPVHYRGHFIGKLIPDHIVDAKVIADPKVVTAFNDTHVAQMLGYLNISGLQVALLLNFKEAKLDWKRVVNERRRETGDNAALEKR
- a CDS encoding GxxExxY protein, whose protein sequence is MLHEEITKDIIGAAMAVLKELKPGLDEKLYENALVIELVARGHTVEQQREYPVHYRGHFIGKLIPDHIVDAKVIADPKVVTAFNDTHVAQMLGYLNISGLQVALLLNFKEAKLDWKRVVNERRRETGDNAALEKRLWDSAD